A genomic window from Exiguobacterium acetylicum DSM 20416 includes:
- a CDS encoding twin-arginine translocase TatA/TatE family subunit, whose product MENLIPLTLGIGPASIGLIAVVALIIFGPKKLPEFGRAAGQTLKEFKNATNGIMDDDKKDEPKEK is encoded by the coding sequence ATGGAAAACCTTATCCCGCTCACACTAGGTATCGGACCAGCGAGCATCGGATTAATCGCGGTCGTCGCGTTGATCATCTTCGGACCGAAGAAGTTACCAGAATTCGGACGCGCTGCGGGTCAGACATTGAAAGAGTTCAAGAATGCTACGAACGGCATCATGGACGACGATAAAAAGGACGAACCGAAAGAGAAGTGA
- a CDS encoding redox-sensing transcriptional repressor Rex translates to MNGPDTKIPQATAKRLPLYYRFIQSLYNSGKLRVSSAELSEAVKVDSATIRRDFSYFGALGKKGYGYNVQHLLTFFRKTLNQDEVTNVALIGVGHLGTAFANYNFLKNNSTRIVVAFDADEEKVGTTTHDVPIYHVSDMKEQIEANQVDVAILTVPSQFAQSVADELVEYGVTGILNFTPARLNVPASVRVHHIDLSIELQSLVYFMKHYSQSAEGVKS, encoded by the coding sequence ATGAATGGACCAGACACAAAAATTCCACAAGCGACAGCAAAACGGTTGCCGCTATATTATCGCTTCATCCAAAGTTTATACAATTCAGGCAAGCTCCGCGTCTCTTCTGCTGAGTTAAGCGAGGCGGTGAAGGTTGATTCAGCAACGATTCGTCGCGATTTTTCCTACTTTGGGGCATTAGGGAAGAAGGGGTATGGATATAACGTTCAACATCTCTTAACGTTTTTCCGCAAAACCTTGAATCAAGATGAGGTGACGAATGTTGCCTTAATCGGGGTCGGTCATCTCGGAACAGCGTTTGCAAATTATAACTTTTTAAAGAATAATAGTACTCGGATAGTCGTTGCGTTTGATGCGGACGAAGAGAAGGTCGGAACAACGACGCATGACGTTCCAATCTATCATGTTTCGGACATGAAAGAACAAATCGAAGCGAATCAGGTCGATGTTGCCATCTTGACGGTTCCATCGCAGTTCGCACAGTCAGTAGCGGATGAGTTAGTCGAGTATGGTGTGACAGGCATCCTGAACTTTACGCCAGCGCGGTTGAACGTGCCAGCGAGCGTCCGGGTCCATCACATCGATTTATCGATCGAGTTGCAGTCGTTAGTTTATTTCATGAAGCATTATTCGCAATCAGCTGAAGGAGTGAAATCATAA
- a CDS encoding ATP-binding cassette domain-containing protein, whose protein sequence is MILLQVNQLSKSFGVEPILENIKLEVQERDRIALVGRNGAGKSTLLKIIAGELSHDSGDIMKGKDVKIGYLAQDSGLESNETIWNEMLTVFEHLQEQERTLRRMEIEMGMEHILNDPVAYDRLLKTYDQAQHDFSEAGGYQFEANIRSVLHGMRFYPDDYSRRIQTLSGGQRTRLALAKMLLQAPELLILDEPTNHLDIDTLAWLESYLGGYRGAVLIVSHDRYFLDQVVNVVYELSRNVCRKFTGNYTKYLEQKAALYDQEMKQFEQQQEEIAKMQDFIQRNIARATTTKRAQSVRKRLEKVDRLDRPDGDERSTVLSFPIEKQSGNDVLQVNQLAIGYEEAVSKDITFRLQRGESLALVGPNGIGKSTLLKVLVGRLRPLFGDFRFGTGVSIGYYDQEQAELNDRNRVIDEIWNEWPLMREQEVRSVLGQFLFSGDDVFKIVHELSGGERGRLALAKLKLRKTNVLVLDEPTNHLDLDSKMVLENALVDYEGTLLFVSHDRYFIDRIATRVIEMSEAGVTEYLGDYSYYTEKKAEQEEIARLEAEEAKAAKVTASKTIDKEAQKEERKRRQQIEQLEQDIERLEQRSAEIEQLLCEPEVFNDIPKATALSAERDQIDVDLLELMERWENQH, encoded by the coding sequence ATGATACTCTTACAAGTCAATCAACTCTCGAAATCATTCGGCGTCGAGCCGATTTTAGAAAATATCAAACTGGAAGTACAAGAGCGAGATCGGATTGCGCTCGTCGGACGAAACGGTGCCGGTAAATCGACCTTGCTCAAAATCATCGCTGGTGAACTCAGTCATGACTCGGGTGACATCATGAAAGGCAAGGATGTCAAAATCGGTTATCTCGCACAAGACAGTGGTCTCGAATCGAATGAGACGATCTGGAACGAGATGCTGACCGTCTTCGAACATCTCCAGGAACAAGAACGGACACTGCGCCGGATGGAAATCGAAATGGGCATGGAGCATATCTTGAACGACCCGGTCGCTTACGATCGTCTCTTGAAGACGTACGATCAAGCGCAACACGACTTCTCAGAAGCCGGTGGTTATCAGTTCGAAGCGAATATCCGCTCCGTTTTGCACGGCATGCGCTTTTATCCGGATGATTACTCGCGCCGGATTCAGACATTATCCGGTGGTCAACGAACACGACTCGCCTTAGCGAAGATGCTTCTGCAAGCACCAGAGCTCCTCATTCTTGATGAGCCGACCAACCACCTTGATATCGATACACTCGCTTGGCTCGAAAGTTACCTCGGCGGTTATCGTGGCGCCGTCCTGATCGTCTCACACGACCGGTACTTCCTCGACCAAGTCGTCAATGTCGTCTATGAGCTGTCGCGCAATGTCTGTCGTAAGTTCACCGGGAACTACACGAAGTACTTGGAACAAAAAGCGGCCTTGTACGATCAAGAAATGAAACAGTTCGAACAGCAACAAGAAGAAATCGCAAAGATGCAGGACTTCATTCAACGCAACATCGCCCGGGCGACGACGACAAAACGTGCCCAAAGTGTCCGGAAACGGCTCGAGAAGGTCGACCGACTCGACCGACCAGATGGGGATGAACGTAGCACGGTCCTGTCCTTCCCAATTGAAAAACAGAGCGGGAACGATGTTCTTCAAGTCAATCAACTGGCGATCGGTTACGAAGAAGCTGTCTCAAAAGACATCACGTTCCGCTTGCAACGCGGCGAATCACTGGCACTCGTCGGACCAAACGGAATCGGAAAGTCGACGCTCTTGAAAGTTCTCGTCGGTCGCTTACGCCCCCTATTCGGTGATTTCCGGTTCGGTACCGGCGTCTCGATCGGATATTACGATCAAGAGCAGGCGGAACTCAATGACCGGAACCGTGTCATCGATGAGATTTGGAACGAATGGCCACTAATGCGTGAACAAGAAGTCCGTTCTGTCCTCGGGCAATTCTTGTTTAGCGGTGACGATGTCTTCAAGATCGTCCATGAGTTATCCGGTGGCGAACGCGGACGTCTCGCACTCGCAAAACTGAAACTCCGGAAGACGAACGTCCTCGTCCTCGATGAGCCGACGAACCACTTGGATTTGGATTCGAAGATGGTCCTCGAAAACGCCCTCGTCGACTACGAAGGAACGCTGTTATTTGTCTCTCACGACCGTTACTTCATCGACCGGATCGCGACACGCGTTATTGAGATGAGTGAAGCGGGCGTGACGGAATACCTCGGTGATTATTCGTACTACACGGAGAAGAAGGCGGAGCAAGAAGAGATTGCGCGTCTTGAAGCGGAGGAAGCAAAAGCCGCAAAAGTCACGGCGTCGAAGACGATCGACAAGGAAGCACAGAAAGAAGAACGCAAGCGCCGTCAGCAAATCGAACAGCTCGAACAAGACATCGAGCGGCTCGAACAGCGTTCGGCAGAAATTGAACAGTTGCTTTGTGAACCGGAAGTCTTCAATGATATTCCGAAAGCGACAGCTCTTTCAGCAGAACGTGATCAGATTGATGTCGATCTGCTCGAATTGATGGAACGATGGGAGAACCAACACTGA
- a CDS encoding flavin reductase family protein codes for MKFEASTLSAKDNYKLLIGSIIPRPIAFVTTQGEDGTVNAAPFSFFTVASSSPPQLVIAVQRTDKGQKDTARNILAKQSYVIHIVSEEIVEAVNETAAPLAYGESELERTDLTLVDSDAIDVPGIAEAKIRFEMRLTQHVELEGADLLIGEVLRYHVADELVESFRIDAAGLKAVARLAGNDYATIGKTFTIARPTK; via the coding sequence ATGAAGTTCGAGGCATCAACGCTTAGTGCAAAAGATAATTACAAATTACTGATCGGAAGCATCATTCCGCGTCCGATTGCTTTCGTGACGACGCAAGGAGAAGACGGGACGGTCAACGCCGCACCATTTTCGTTCTTTACGGTCGCGTCGAGCAGTCCACCACAACTGGTGATTGCCGTACAACGGACGGACAAGGGACAAAAGGATACGGCACGCAACATCCTTGCGAAACAAAGTTATGTCATCCATATCGTCAGCGAAGAAATCGTCGAGGCTGTGAATGAAACAGCTGCGCCACTTGCGTATGGTGAAAGTGAGCTCGAACGGACGGATTTAACACTTGTCGATAGCGACGCGATTGATGTACCCGGAATCGCGGAAGCGAAAATCCGGTTCGAGATGCGCTTGACGCAACACGTTGAGCTGGAAGGTGCCGATCTTTTGATCGGAGAAGTACTGCGTTACCACGTTGCGGATGAACTCGTCGAGTCGTTCCGGATTGATGCGGCAGGTTTGAAGGCTGTCGCTCGTTTAGCGGGGAATGATTATGCGACGATCGGGAAGACGTTTACGATTGCCCGACCTACCAAATGA
- a CDS encoding DoxX family protein, with translation MMDTGLLIIRLIIGLTFAAHGTQKLFGWFGGHGIAGTGGWFESIGMKPGKALAITAGLAELIGGLLFAGGVFLWIAALLIIGSMLVAIVKVHGANGYWVTQNGYEYNMALIVIALGVAMIGAGDYSLAALIG, from the coding sequence ATGATGGATACAGGACTTTTAATTATTCGTTTAATCATCGGCTTAACGTTCGCTGCACACGGGACACAAAAATTATTTGGTTGGTTCGGTGGACACGGAATCGCTGGAACAGGCGGTTGGTTCGAATCAATCGGCATGAAACCAGGGAAGGCACTCGCGATTACGGCAGGTCTTGCTGAATTGATCGGCGGCTTATTGTTCGCAGGAGGCGTATTCCTCTGGATTGCCGCGCTCCTCATCATCGGATCAATGCTTGTCGCGATCGTTAAAGTACACGGTGCGAATGGTTACTGGGTGACGCAGAACGGGTACGAATACAACATGGCATTGATCGTCATCGCCCTTGGTGTAGCGATGATCGGTGCTGGAGACTATTCACTCGCTGCACTCATCGGGTGA
- a CDS encoding winged helix-turn-helix transcriptional regulator, giving the protein MEEVAIQPALCPKVEHAFEILGKKWTGLILRHLLTKTCRFNEIQDAIPELSGRMLTERMKELEAEGIVIRTVIPDRPIKIQYSLTDKGRQLEPVIRSIEEWAELQD; this is encoded by the coding sequence ATGGAAGAAGTCGCAATCCAACCGGCTCTTTGTCCCAAAGTCGAACATGCCTTTGAAATCTTAGGTAAGAAATGGACAGGTCTGATTTTACGTCACTTGTTGACGAAGACATGTCGTTTCAATGAGATTCAAGATGCCATTCCCGAATTATCAGGTCGTATGCTCACGGAACGTATGAAGGAGCTCGAAGCGGAAGGCATCGTCATCCGGACTGTCATTCCCGATCGTCCGATTAAGATTCAATACAGTTTGACCGACAAAGGGCGTCAACTCGAACCGGTCATTCGTTCCATTGAGGAATGGGCCGAACTACAAGACTAA
- a CDS encoding flavodoxin: protein MHIAIGFVSMSGNTEDIVSLIQRELEQHDVNVTITELDQFVGEDLSRFDGLLLGSYTWGDGDLPYEAEDFVEELREQSLQGIPAAAFGSGDLDYPKYCAAVDLIEDALKEAGATIVTDGLKIEFDPNTPEKQAACRAFAQTFHRFLQQVRS, encoded by the coding sequence ATGCATATCGCGATTGGATTCGTCAGCATGTCCGGTAATACGGAAGATATCGTCTCGCTCATTCAACGTGAGCTCGAGCAACACGATGTCAACGTGACGATCACGGAACTAGATCAATTCGTCGGGGAGGACTTATCACGTTTTGATGGTCTATTACTCGGCTCATATACATGGGGAGACGGTGATTTACCGTATGAAGCAGAAGATTTCGTTGAGGAGCTCCGGGAACAATCCTTACAGGGAATACCGGCGGCTGCTTTTGGTTCGGGGGATCTTGATTATCCGAAGTACTGCGCAGCCGTTGATTTGATCGAAGACGCATTAAAAGAAGCTGGGGCGACGATCGTCACGGATGGCTTGAAGATCGAGTTTGATCCGAATACCCCGGAGAAACAGGCCGCTTGTCGTGCATTCGCACAGACATTTCATCGCTTTTTACAACAGGTCCGTTCCTAA